CCCAGCGTAATCCCAGCTCAGGGCTGAGTGCTGCCGCCCAGCATAGCGTCACGGGGTGGTTtaggttgaagggacctttaaaggccacccagtgccaccccctgccctgggcagggacacctcccaccagcccaggttgctccaagccccgtccaacctggccttgaacccctccagggatggggcagccacagcttctctgggcagcctgtgaaccgcagccctcgcccccccgcaccccttccccagggagcagagctcggagctgccccagcgctgggacccctctccctgccatggcccggcccccccgccagCACAGCGACCCACATCACCTACTGGACTTGTGCAAAACGtgtgacactgtcccacacgacatcctggtctctaaactGGGGAGACACGGATTTGACGGATGGCCCACTCAGAAGATGGGGAACCGGCTGGGTGGCCCCACTgaaagggttgcggtcaatggctccatgtccagatggagaccagtgacgagtgacGTTCCTCAGAGGCTGGTACTGGCACCGGTGCTGTTTAAcgtgttggcgacatggacagtgggactgagggcaccctcagcgagtttgcggatgacaccaagctgagtggtgcggtgacacgccagagggacaggatggcatccagagggacctggacaggctggagaagggggtccCTGTGACCCCCATGGGGTCCAAGCAGGcccagtgcagggtcctgcccctgggtgggggcagcccccggtgccagcccaggctggggatggagggatggagagcagccctgagagaagggcttgggggggctgggggggggaaaagccggccatgagccggcaccgtgcgctggcagcccagaaaccccccgcagcctgggctgcatccccagcagcgtgggcaggggggcgagggggggattctgcccctctgctccgctcggggagacccccctgcagtgctgcctccagcgctggggcctcagcacaggagagacacggagctgttggagtggggccagaggaggccccggagatgctgggagggctggagcccctctgctgtggggacaggctgagagagctgggggggttcagcctggagaagagaaggtgccggggagaccttccagccccttccagtccctaaaggggctccaggaaagctggggagggactctggctcagggaggggagccacgggacgagggggaagggttttccactggaagagggagattgggatgagatattgggaagaaatcctttgctgtgaggggggtgagcccctgggccaggttgcccagagaagttgtggctgccccatccctggaggggttcaaggccaggttggacggggcttggagcaacctgggctggtgggaggtgtccctgcccagggcagggggtggcactgggtggcctttaaggtcccttcaacccaaacccttctgggaTTCAAGGGCCATGGGTGCCCTGACCTCGGCATTGaggccccagtgccccccagagcAGCCCGTCCCAGGCACAGATGCCATCGGTCCCCAAATTTTATTGTGCAGCCAAGGGCACAGGGCAGCAGCTGTCCATGGGGTGGGCTggcccagccctgtccccctgcTCTCGGTGCTGTCACAGCCCAGTGAGGGGTGCCAGTGAGGGGCCACCAGCAAGCCCTCACAAGCCCGACTCCCCCTTGGCCAGCAGAAGGTCCAGGTAGGCTCCGGAGATCAGGTCCTGCTCCTCGATCCCCAGCTCCTTCATCAGCTGCCGGGCCACACGCTCGCCGTCCTCCAGGGTCTGCTCCTCGGTCAGCATCACCTGTGGGCACAGGGCAGGTGAGCATGGGGCCCACAGGGCTGGCCCCCGCGCCCCGGCCAGGCCCCACCATCCCGGTTTCCACTGGGACAGAGTTCATTCTCTTTCCAGTGGCTGCCgtgtttcagttttgctgtgaCAGGAACGTCAACAATGCACACTGGTTTAGGTGTTGCCAGGTGATCTTTGTACTATTCAGGGACTTTTTTCAACTTCCCACAGAAGCCGGGACGGAGCACAGACAGGAGGCTGGAATGGCCAGTGGAATGTTCTGTACTACGGACGTCACGCTCGGCACAGAAATGGGGGCTGGCCGGGGGGCGGGAGTCTGCCAtcgctgctcaggacaggctgggcagcgCATCGTCGGGTGTGAGTGGTGTGTGCTGGattactttatcttgtatattcttttaccattattattattgttattttccttttttctgttacagttctattaaactgcctttatctcagcccaccgggatttttctcttccctttccctttccccttcccttgctccttccccttccttcccttcccctttccgctccttccccttcccttcctttcccttacCTTCCCTTGCCCCTTCCCCTTCTTTGcccctgcccctttccttcctttgcccCTTCCCTTctattcctttcccttttccttcccttccccttgccccttccttttcctttctcttttccctttccccttccgctttcctctctcttcctccctgcccatctgtggggaagggggagaaccgTGCAAGCGCTGCGTGGTCCCAGCTGCCAGCCGGGGTggtgccaggcccccccccaacctcacctccagctccaggaagtcccccagcccctccacacGGTCCAGGTGCACCCGGGTCTGTCCCACGAGGTAGAGGAGACGCTCCTTCCTCACCACACCCAGCACACCCAGTGCCTGCCCCAGCACCGCCTGCGCAGTGGGAGAGGAGCTGAGAGGGGCAGCCGCAACGCCAGGCCGTGCTGGGGGGCGAGGCCAAGGGCAGAAGCCCCCCGCAGGGTGGGGACAGCAGCCAGGACCCCTGGGTGCGCTGTCCCGGGCCCCCCCAGCACTCACCTCCAGCCCGTCGGGGTCGTCTGTGGGGGTGATGCTGAAGCAGGAGAGCTTGGGGCCGGTGGCATCGGGGCGCTCGTAGAAGATCAGCTCCCCCCGGCCATCCTGGGaaggcagcggggcaggggcaggtcAGGGTTGGGCAGAAGAGGCAGGATCAGGGTCAGGGTCAAGGTCAGAGATGGGGACAGGTCAGGGTCATGGTCAGGCAGGGGCAGGGTAAAGGTCAGGCAAAAGAGGCAGGGTCAGGGAAGGTCAGAGTCAGGCCAGACCAGGGCCAGGCCAGGTCAGGGTCAGGCAGGGCCAAGGtcaggcaggagaggcaggatCAAGGTCAGGCAGGGTCAGAGTTCGGCTCAGGCAGAGTCAGGGTCAAGGAGGCCAAGACAGGGTCAGGATGAGGGTCAGGGTCAGGCAGAAGGGGCAAGATCAGGGTCAGGGAGGGTCAGGGTCAGGACCAGGCAAGCAAGACAGGGTCAGGATCAGGCAGGAGACATAAGGCCAGGGTCAGGGTCAGGCCAGGTCAGGGAGTGTCAGGGTCACACAGGGTCAGGGTCAGGGTCAGAGTTGGGCAGGAGAGGCAGGGTCCAGGAGGGTCAGGGTTAAGGAGTGTAAGGAGGGGTCAGGCAAGCAGAGTCAGGGTCAAGGAGGGCAAGTCAGAGTCAGGGTCAGGCAGAAGAGGCAGGGTCAGGGTCAGGCAGGGTCAGGTCAGGTCATGATCAGGGAGTATCAGGGAGGGTCTGTCAGGGTCAGGATCAGACCAGCGGCTTCGGGTTCAGGGTCCATCAAGGTCAGGATCAGAGTCCATCAAGCGGGGGGTCAGGGCCACTAGTTGGGGGGGCAACAGGAGCACCACAAAGAGGATGGGGACACTGGTCAGGGGAGgacactgggagacactgggaggggCACGGGTCAAGGTCAGGGTCCGTCAGGGTCAGAATCCATCAGGGTCAAGGTCAGGCgggagaggcagggctggggtcagGCCAGGTCATGGTCAGGGAGTATCAAGGAGGGTCCATCAGGGTCAGGATCAGGGTCCATCAGGGTCGGGTCAGGGTCAGAGCCCATCAGGGTCAGGATCAGGGTCAGGGTCCATCAGGGTCGGGTCAGGGTCAGGGTCCATCAGGGTCAGGATCAGGGTCAGGGTCCATCAGGGTCGGGTCAGGGTCAGAGCCCATCAGGGTCAGGATCAGGGTCAGGGTCCATCAGGGTCAGGATCAGGGTCAGAGCCCATCAGGGTCGGGTCAGGGTCAGAGCCCATCAGGGTCAGGATCAGGGTCAGGGTCCATCAGGGTCGGGTCAGGGTCAGGGTCCATCAGGGTCGGGTCAGGGTCAGAGCCCATCAGGGTCAGGATCAGGGTCAGGGTCCATCAGGGTCAGGATCAGGGTCAGGGTCCATCAGGGTCGGGTCAGGGTCAGAGCCCATCAGGGTCAGGATCAGGGTCAGGGTCCATCAGGGTCAGGATCAGGGTCAGGGTCCATCAGGGTCGGGTCAGGGTCAAGGTCAGGGTCAGGCGGGAGAGGCAGGGTTAGGGTCAGGCCAGGTCATGGTCAGGGAGTATCAGGGAGGATCCGTCAGGGTCAGGATCAGGGTCAGACAAGCGGGGTCAGGCTCAGAGTCCATCAGGGTCAGGGTCAAGGTCAGGGTCATCCAGGTCAGGGTCTGGGTCatccaggccaggccaggccgggCCCACAGGCcgcccccccacaacccccaccaccagcacccccaccacccccacctccccccgtcCTCACCGTCCGCCGGCGCAGCTTGAGCCGGCCCCTGGGGACGCGGAAGAAGGTGTCCGCCTGCaccagcccctccccatcccctctcccgGAGCCCCGCAGCCGCTCGGCGACCGCCGCCGGCTCCCGCAGACGGGCCTTCACCTCCACGTTGCGCCTcatccccgccgcgcccccccatTGGTCGTGCGTCGGACGTCATCACCGGGCGCGCATCGCCATTGGGCAGAGGCAGCCGAGCGCGCCGTCTCATTGGATAGCActcgcctcgccccgccccgctgGGCCGCGACGGGCGGCTCCGCCGCCCGGCGCGGCCCAGCGGGACGGGGCGAGGCCGCAatggcggcggcgggacgggggaaCGGGAACGGGAACGGGAGCGGGGTCGTGTCCGCCGCCACCCGCCTGCAGGCCTACGCCTGGTGCCGGGAGTTCCTCGCCGGTTCCTGGAAACTGATCGGGCCCGAGGAATTCGGGATCGGGCCCGTCAGGTACGGGGGGCGCCgccccggggtgtgtgtgggggggtgtctaGATGGGGGTGCAGTGACCAGGCCCTGCCCGGCCTTACCCCGGGGTCCCTCTGTGGTGTCACCCGGTGGCCCTGTCCTGCCCCTTCCTGGTGGCCCTGACCCCCTCACGGTGCCcctgttgcccccccccccccccgcggtggccCAGGCCCCCCTCGACCGGTAGCCCGGCTGCCCATCCCCCGGTGGCCCGGTCCTCCCCCCAGTTCGCCCGGCAGAGGCCCCAGTCTCTTCCCCCAGTCGTGTCCTACCCCCGAGTCCCTGTTGTCCCCCCGACCGGTGTCCCTATGCCCCTCCCAGTGTCCTCCCCTgaccagtgtccctgtccccttcgTGGTGCCCCTGTTGCCCCCCCAaccggtgtccctgtcccccaggcGGTGTCCCTAATTTCCAGccggtgtccctgctccccctccaGTATCCCGCAGTTGCCCCTCCGCCGGTGTATCAGTCCCCTCACTTTTGTGCCCCAGTTACCCCCAACCAGTGGCCCAGTTCCCCCCACAGTGTACCCCAGTTGTCCCCCCCCAAACCAgtgtccctgtcctcctcctggtGTCCTTCAGTTGCCTCCCCAGCCGGTGGTGCAGTCCCCCTCCCGATCTcccccagttgcccccccagcccctatccctctccccctcccagtgtcccccagttgCTTTCCTGACTAGTGGCCCAGTCCCCGTCCCTGTTTACAGGAGTGCCCCTGTTACTCCTCTGATCGGTGGCCCAGTCCCCGTCCCAGTGCCCTTGTTACTGCTCTGACCGGTGGCCCAGTCCCCCCTGCAGTGTCCCACTGTTGCCCCCTCCCGGTGGCCCTGTGTCCTGTTCTCCAATTGCCCCCCGCAACTGGAGTCCCTGTTGCCTCCCTGACCAGCCATCCCCCCTCCCACTGGCCCCCAGTTGCCCCCCTGACCAGTGGCCTTGTTGTCCCGCCGACCGGTGGCCCTTTCCCCTGCCAGGTGCCCCAGTCCtacccctgcttccccccccagGGTGCCCCTGGCTCTCTCCCAGTCATGTCTCCACCCGAGTTCCCCGTTTGCCCCCCTGCCATGCCCAAGGCCCCCCCCGGTGACACCCCCGCAGCCCCTGACCAGCCTGTGCCCGCAGCGGGGGGCTCAGCAACCTGCTGTTCAAGTGCACGCTGCCGGAGCACATCCTGAGCGTGGGGGACGAGCCCCGGCAGGTCCTGCTGCGTGTCTATGGGGCCATCCTGCAGGTGAGTGCGGGCGCTGGCACCCCCCGGCCTGTGGCACGCCCCCAGCCAGTGGCACCCAGGCAGCTGCGGGGCTTGGGGCTCTGCCAGCATCTTCCTCCTGGCTGGGGCCTGGCAGCCGCCCTGTGTCTCCTGTGGGGGCcacgggggctgcgggggtcGTGGGGGCTCACTGCCTGTGTCCGCAGGGCGTGGACTCGCTGGTGCTGGAGAGCGTGATGTTCGCCATCCTGGCCGAGCGGGCGCTGGGGCCACGGCTCTATGGGGTCTTTCCCCAGGGGCGGCTGGAGCAGTACATTCCGGTATGGGACAggccccccctcgccccatccCGCAGGAGCCTGCCTGGGGGGGTCTCCTCTCCCCGGCTCCGGCCATCCACCGCAGGGACAGCCACCCCACGGGGCCTCTCGTAGCTCCCAGGGCAGGGCCGGCCCCCCTGGGTGGGCTGCTCGCATCACTGCTGTGTCCCCCCAGAGCCGGCGCCTGCGGACCGAGGACCTGTGGGACCCCGACATCTCCAAGGAGATCGCGGTGAAGATGTCGCGGTTCCACGGCATGGTGATGCCCTTCAACAAGGAGCCCAAGTGGCTGTTTGGGACCATGGAGTGGTGAGGGCAGGCGCCATCCTCCCTGGTCACCTCAGCCCCTGAAATCCCCCAGGGTCTGGAGCACGGGGACATTTCCCGGCCGGCTGCTGGTGGGGCACACGGGAACAgggtgcagagcagctctgtggtggCCCCAGCTCAGCGCcaggatggggagagaggagttttgggggggtggcagcacccaGGGGTGTCCGTCCCACCGCAGCGCCGTCTCCTTGGCTCCAGGTACCTGAAGCAGATTTCGGAGCTCACCTTCCCTGAGGAAGAGCAGCTGAAGAAGTTCAACCACCTCAAGACTTACAACCTGCAGGAAGAGATGAAGAGCCTCAGGTGAACCTCACCTGCCCGCTGGCACAGGGCCGGGGCTGAGCCTCCTTTCGTGGCCAGCCCCCTCACgtgggggggcctggggagacTCAGCTTCTCTGGGGAGCGGTCCCTTCTGTCCCGTGTCCTCGGAGGGTGCCCTCCATCCGAGGGCCCTGCACAGGTCCCTGGGGGACGGCTCTCAGAGGGGTCCCGGTGTCCTTGGAGCACGGTTCCCACCAGGTTCCTCACACTCTGGGTCCCAGCTGTGTCCGTAGCTCTGTCCGCCTGTgtgtggtggcagtggtggcccCCGCGTCCCTGCAGCTGGTGGGCGAGGGCCTGCAGGTCCTGCCCCCACTGAGGCGTCTCTCCCCTGacctgcagggagctgctggagtcCACCCCCTCGCCTGTCGTCTTCTGCCACAATGACGTCCAGGAGGGTGAGTGTGGCGGCTGCTTCCCATCATGGGGGGTCTCCCTCCCTGGCCTCCCCGGCCACACCTTGCCAACCCTGGGTATGGGCTCAGCCTCCTGCCCCCCCGAGCTGCCCCCCGGCTCCGGGAGAGCTGGTGGGTCCCCTCGAGCCCCCGTCCTGTCTCCGCGCAGGGAACATCCTGCTGCTGGCCGGGCGTGAGGCTTCCTCCTCCGACAGGCTCATGCTCATCGACTTCGAGTACAGCAGCTACAACTaccggtggggctgggggccgcgGGGGTCCCTGCGGCAGCCGCTGTGGGGTCCAGGCTCCTGCGTGTGAGGGGCCGGGGCTCTGCtcaccctccccttcccccaggggCTTCGACATCGGCAACCACTTCTGTGAGTGGGTTTACAATTACACCCACGATTCCTGGCCCTTCTTCAAGGCTTCCCTGGAGAACTACCCCAGCCGGCAGCAGCAGGTAGAGCTGCCCTGGCCCTCggcagcgggcagggggtgcTCCCAGTGAGGGGGGGGCCTCAAGGAGGCTGGAGGGGGTCTGCCGGGCAGGGCAGTGCCAGCTCTGTCCCCCTTCCAGCTGCATTTCATCCGGCACTACCTCTCGGAGGACTCGGGGCGAGGCGGGGACACCACGCACGAGGAGCAGGCCCGCATCGAGGAGGAGATGCTCACCGAGATCAACCGGTGAGGGGCACGCTGGGACCAGGGGGGGTCCCTGTGGCTGTGGGGACTGTCCTGGGGGCACGTCCCCTGATCTCCACTGCACAGAGAGGGCAGCAGCCCCAAACCCTCCTCGTCCCGCTCCCTCCTGCgccggtgtggggcagggaggggggtcccggtggggcTGACAGCTGCTCCCCATCAGGTTCGCTTTGGCCTCTCACTTCTTCTGGGGCCTGTGGTCCATCCTGCAGGCGAAGATCTCCACCATCCAGTTCGGGTACCTGGTGAGCGCTGCCCCTGGGTGCCTGGTGCAGGGCTTGCCCAGGCACCCCTTGCACGT
Above is a window of Larus michahellis chromosome 1, bLarMic1.1, whole genome shotgun sequence DNA encoding:
- the LOC141737654 gene encoding adenylate cyclase CyaB-like produces the protein MRRNVEVKARLREPAAVAERLRGSGRGDGEGLVQADTFFRVPRGRLKLRRRTDGRGELIFYERPDATGPKLSCFSITPTDDPDGLEAVLGQALGVLGVVRKERLLYLVGQTRVHLDRVEGLGDFLELEVMLTEEQTLEDGERVARQLMKELGIEEQDLISGAYLDLLLAKGESGL
- the CHKB gene encoding choline/ethanolamine kinase; the encoded protein is MAAAGRGNGNGNGSGVVSAATRLQAYAWCREFLAGSWKLIGPEEFGIGPVSGGLSNLLFKCTLPEHILSVGDEPRQVLLRVYGAILQGVDSLVLESVMFAILAERALGPRLYGVFPQGRLEQYIPSRRLRTEDLWDPDISKEIAVKMSRFHGMVMPFNKEPKWLFGTMEWYLKQISELTFPEEEQLKKFNHLKTYNLQEEMKSLRELLESTPSPVVFCHNDVQEGNILLLAGREASSSDRLMLIDFEYSSYNYRGFDIGNHFCEWVYNYTHDSWPFFKASLENYPSRQQQLHFIRHYLSEDSGRGGDTTHEEQARIEEEMLTEINRFALASHFFWGLWSILQAKISTIQFGYLDYAQSRFEAYFQHKAQWS